From Euwallacea similis isolate ESF13 chromosome 11, ESF131.1, whole genome shotgun sequence, the proteins below share one genomic window:
- the dre4 gene encoding FACT complex subunit spt16: MASINLDKETFHRRLKRLYVAWKDSSGDNSFSKMDALVSAVGKDDDIVYSKSGALQTWLLGYELTDTIIVITENKIHFLASKKKIEFLKQGEPKDDTQTQLNLLVRDKDNDKQNFKTLIAAIKESRNGKVVGHFPKDNYQGPYMDSWREALKNEAFELVDANAPIAYLMAPKEDSEITTMKKASLVTVDVFTKFLKDQIMEIIDSDKKVKHSKLAEGVESAIQDKKYVSGVDVNHVDLCYPAIVQSGGNYSLKFSAVSDKNNLHFGSIICSFGVRYKLYCSNIVRTLLVNPTDEMQANYNFLLQFEEELLKKLQAGVKLSEVYETGLSYVKKEKPNLVDNLTKNFGFAMGVEFKESSLIISPKSTAVLKKGMIFNLNLGLSNLNNKEASDKEGKIYALFIGDTVMVNEGQAASIMTNSKKKIKNIGIFLKGESEEEEEDDEEKENAPKPEVLGGRARRTAVLESKLRTEHTSEEKRKEHQRELAQQLNEKAKERLAKQGGAKGTEKVRKSTVSYKNINQMPRVPEVKQMKIFVDQKYETVILPVYGIPVPFHISTIKNISQSVEGDYTYLRINFFHPGSSLGKDGNFQQPEATFVKEVTYRSTNTKEPGEISPPSSNLNTAFRLIKEVQRKFRTREAEEKEKEDLVKQDTLVLSQNKGNPKLKDLFIRPNIVSKRMTGTLEAHTNGFRYTSVRGDKVDILYNNIKNAFFQPCDGEMIILLHFHLKHAIMFGKKKHVDVQFYTEVGEITTDLGKHQHMHDRDDLAAEQAERELRHKLKTAFKSFCEKVETMTKQEIEFDTPFRELGFPGVPFRSTVLLQPTSGCLVHLTEWPPFVITLEDVELVHFERIQFHLKNFDMVFVFKDYQRKTAMVTAIPMNMLDHVKEWLNSCDIRYSEGVQSLNWAKIMKTITDDPEGFFESGGWTFLDPESDDEQVVEEESEEEDDTYQPSDVETFSEESEEDSEYSEGDTEESDSASGDDELGSDEESGKDWSDLEREAAEEDRERVYDDFEDRKGGRKNNFSKDKNKSSSKHSSSKHSSSNHKSGSNSKHNSSGSSRDKDRSRDKVRHSASSSKHKSSSSGHSKDKRSHNSSSSRDKDRHSSSSSKKRSRSDSGDKQKSKKSRK, from the exons ATGGCAAGTATAAACCTAGACAAAGAAACCTTCCACAGGCGTCTGAAGCGCTTATACGTCGCATGGAAGGATTCTTCAGGCGACAATAGCTTCTCCAAAATGGATGCTTTGGTATCCGCCGTGGGAAAGGACGACGATATCGTCTATAGCAAATCTGGCGCCTTACAAACCTGGCTTTTGGGCTACGAACTAACGGACACTATAATAGTGATAACAGAGAACAAGATCCACTTCCTAGCCAGCAAAAAAAAGATTGAGTTTCTCAAGCAAGGCGAACCTAAAGATGACACTCAAACCCAACTGAATTTGCTTGTAAGGGATAAAGACAACGataaacaaaactttaagACTCTCATAGCAGCCATTAAGGAGAGCCGGAACGGAAAAGTCGTAGGACATTTTCCCAAGGACAACTATCAAGGCCCTTATATGGATAGTTGGCGAGAAGCTCTGAAAAATGAAGCCTTTGAGTTAGTTGATGCTAATGCCCCTATCGCCTATCTCATGGCTCCAAAAGAGGACTCTGAGATCACCACTATGAAAAAGGCCTCTCTAGTCACTGTAGATGTTTTTACCAAGTTTTTAAAGGACCAAATAATGGAGATTATTGACtcagataaaaaagttaagcaTAGCAAGTTGGCAGAAGGAGTCGAGTCGGCTATCCAAGACAAGAAGTATGTGTCTGGTGTTGATGTTAATCATGTAGATTTGTGTTACCCGGCAATTGTTCAGTCAGGGGGCAATTACAGCCTTAAATTCAGTGCAGTAAGTGACAAAAATAATCTTCACTTTGGGTCCATTATTTGCTCCTTTGGAGTCAGATACAAGCTTTATTGCTCCAACATTGTTCGGACCTTATTGGTCAACCCTACAGATGAAATGCAGGCTAATTATAACTTCCTATTACAATTTGAAGAGGAGTTGTTAAAGAAATTACAAGCTGGAGTAAAGCTGTCTGAAGTTTATGAAACTGGCCTCAGTTATGTAAAGAAAGAAAAGCCTAATTTAGTTGacaatttaacaaagaatttTGGTTTTGCTATGGGAGTAGAGTTCAAAGAGAGTTCTTTAATAATCAGCCCCAAAAGCACTGCAGTTTTGAAAAAAGGAATGATCTTTAATCTCAACTTAGGGCTGagtaatttaaacaataaagaaGCTTCAGACAAAGAAGGAAAGATTTATGCATTGTTCATTGGAGATACTGTGATGGTTAATGAAGGCCAGGCAGCTTCTATTATGACAAAtagcaaaaagaaaataaaaaatattggaatatTCTTGAAGGGAGAATCAGAGGAGGAAGAAGAGGATGAtgaagaaaaggaaaatgcCCCAAAGCCAGAAGTGTTAGGAGGCAGGGCAAGGAGGACTGCTGTATTAGAATCAAAGCTACGTACTGAGCACACCTCAGAGGAAAAACGGAAAGAACATCAAAGAGAATTGGCCCAACAGCTTAATGAGAAAGCTAAGGAAAGACTAGCAAAGCAAGGGGGGGCTAAAGGTACAGAGAAAGTGCGGAAGAGTACTGTgtcttataaaaatattaatcaaatgCCCCGAGTGCCCGAAGTCAAACAGATGAAGATTTTTGTTGACCAGAAGTATGAAACTGTGATTTTGCCAGTTTACGGGATACCAGTTCCTTTCCACATTTCAACTATAAAGAACATTTCCCAGTCAGTTGAGGGAGATTATACTTATTTGCGTATTAATTTCTTCCATCCAGGGTCTAGCTTAGGAAAAGATG GAAATTTCCAACAACCAGAAGCTACTTTTGTTAAAGAAGTAACATACCGCAGTACAAACACAAAGGAACCGGGCGAAATCTCACCTCCATCGTCGAATTTAAACACCGCTTTTCGGCTCATTAAAGAAGTACAAAGAAAGTTTAGAACCCGTGAGGCCgaagaaaaggaaaaggaGGACCTCGTCAAGCAAGACACTCTGGTGTTGTCCCAAAACAAGGGCAATCCCAAACTGAAAGATCTTTTCATACGTCCTAATATTGTTTCTAAAAGGATGACGGGCACCTTAGAGGCTCATACCAATGGGTTTCGCTACACCTCAGTTAGAGGAGATAAGGTggatattttgtataataaCATCAAAAACGCCTTTTTCCAACCATGCGATGGCGAGATGATCATTTTGTTACATTTCCACTTAAAACACGCCATTATGTTTGGCAAAAAGAAACATGTGGACGTGCAGTTTTATACTGAAGTTGGAGAAATTACCACTGATTTAGGAAAACACCAACATATGCATGATAGGGATGATTTGGCTGCCGAACAAGCTGAAAGGGAACTAAGACATAAGCTAAAAACTgcctttaaaagtttttgcgaaaag GTGGAAACAATGACCAAACAAGAAATAGAGTTTGACACTCCCTTCCGAGAACTGGGCTTCCCCGGAGTCCCTTTTCGTTCCACTGTACTACTGCAGCCAACCTCTGGATGTCTGGTCCATTTGACTGAATGGCCCCCTTTCGTAATAACATTAGAAGATGTGGAATTGGTGCACTTTGAGCGTATCCAGTTCCATCTCAAGAACTTCGACATGGTCTTTGTTTTCAAGGACTATCAAAGGAAAACCGCCATGGTGACTGCAATTCCCATGAACATGCTGGATCATGTGAAAGAGTGGCTGAATTCTTGTGATATTCG GTATTCTGAGGGCGTGCAGTCGTTGAATTGGGCGAAAATCATGAAGACTATTACGGATGATCCTGAAGGGTTCTTTGAGAGCGGTGGATGGACGTTTTTGGATCCAGAGTCGGATGATGAACAAGTG GTGGAAGAAGAAAGTGAGGAAGAGGATGACACGTATCAACCCTCAGATGTTGAAACTTTTTCTGAAGAGAGTGAAGAGGATTCTGAATACTCTGAAGGTGACACGGAGGAAAGCGACAGCGCATCCGGGGATGATGAATTGGGTTCTGATGAAGAGTCCGGAAAAGATTGGTCTGATTTGGAGCGAGAAGCGGCAGAGGAAGATCGCGAGAGGGTTTACGACGACTTTGAAGATCGAAAAGGCGGCAGGAAGAATAATTTCTCCAAGGACAAGAACAAGTCGTCCAGCAAGCATTCCAGCTCTAAGCACAGTTCTAGCAACCACAAAAGCGGCTCTAATAGCAAGCACAACAGCAGTGGAAGCAGCCGAGATAAAG ACCGAAGTAGAGATAAGGTGCGGCATTCGGCGTCAAGCTCCAAGCACAAGTCCTCGTCGTCAGGGCATTCAAAAGATAAACGCTCCCATAATTCGTCATCTTCCAGGGATAAGGACAGACATTCGTCCTCTTCGAGTAAGAAAAGGAGCCGCAGTGATAGTGGCGATAAACAGAAATcaaaaaaatctcgaaaataa
- the rho-7 gene encoding presenilin-associated rhomboid-like protein, mitochondrial encodes MALNQIGRFWFCTIKSPFSQNSFNPYKKGVRHFRKGRNDVRTQEAFKLTSGSLETPFSNVHMDSANLSMGRLWKPFIFTIGFSGATFLGCSLWEYENMRSHVVNMLKKPVKFFNKQSEFGLDKTNNLTKEVKKWWNSLTAGQKVFVPICILNVVVFATWRIPRLNQFMLNFFASNPASPHQCLPMIFSTFSHYSGFHLLANMYVLHSFSTGAVHSLGKEQFMALYLSAGVISSFTSYLYKILRKQPGLSLGASGSIMAVLGYVCMQFPETQLGIILIPLFTFSAGTAIKFIVGLDTAGVLMGWKFFDHAAHLGGAATGIIWALWGNQHVWPQREPILRYWHQLRGSIK; translated from the exons ATGGCTCTAAACCAAATAGGGCGATTTTGGTTTTG CACAATAAAGTCGCCTTTCTCCCAAAACTCATTTAACCCATACAAAAAAGGAGTGAGGCATTTTAGGAAAGGTCGAAATGATGTGCGAACCCAAGAAGCCTTCAAACTCACCTCAGGAAGTTTGGAGACTCCTTTCAGCAATGTACATATGGATTCTGCCAACTTGAGCATGGGAAGGTTGTGGAAACCATTTATTTTCACTATAGGA TTTTCAGGAGCAACATTTCTAGGTTGTTCTTTATGGGAGTATGAAAATATGCGTTCCCATGTTGTGAATATGTTAAAGAAACctgtgaaattttttaacaaacagtCAGAATTTGGGCTTGATAAGACT AACAATCTCACAAAGGAAGTAAAGAAATGGTGGAATTCCCTCACTGCTGGGCAAAAAGTATTTGTACCCATCTGCATTTTAAATGTGGTGGTTTTTGCCACTTGGAGAATTCCTCGACTCAATCAAtttatgttgaatttttttgcttcaaatcCTGCCAGTCCACATCAATGTTTACCCATGATTTTCTCCACTTTCAGCCATTATTCAGGGTTCCACTTGCTTGCCAATATGTATGTTTTACATAGCTTTAGCACAG GTGCAGTGCACAGTTTAGGAAAAGAGCAGTTTATGGCCCTATATTTGAGTGCAGGAGTGATTTCTAGTTTTACCagttatttatacaaaattctTAGAAAACAACCAGGATTGTCATTAGGAGCA tcaGGATCAATAATGGCTGTACTGGGATATGTGTGTATGCAGTTTCCTGAAACTCAGCTTGGAATTATCCTCATACCACTTTTCACCTTTTCAGCAGGAACT GCAATCAAGTTTATTGTCGGATTGGACACAGCAGGAGTCTTAATGGGCTGGAAGTTCTTTGACCATGCTGCCCACTTAGGTGGCGCCGCCACCGGAAT TATTTGGGCGTTATGGGGCAATCAACACGTTTGGCCTCAGAGAGAGCCGATTCTGAGGTACTGGCACCAATTACGAGGATCAATTAAATGA
- the LOC136412151 gene encoding S-formylglutathione hydrolase → MALTEVSTNKSFGGWQKVFSHDSKELGCTMKFGVYLPPQAEKEKLPVIYWLSGLTCSEANFIEKAGAQRYACEHGVIIVNPDTSPRGLNIAGDSESWDFGVAAGFYLNATQEPWKKNYRMHDYIVKELVSLVNSNFDVIGEQSIMGHSMGGHGAFTLALRNPGLFKSASAFAPICNPIQCPWGIKAFTGYLGSQTNGEWEQWDATELVKKYNGPPLELLIDQGSADQFLSQLNPENLVEACKASEVSAILKKREGYNHSYFYIASFIGEHIEYHAKYLKS, encoded by the exons atggcTTTAACTGAGGTTTCAACAAACAAGAGTTTTGGGGGCTGGCAAAAAGTTTTCAGTCATGATTCTAAAGAATTGGGTTGCACCATGAAGTTTGGAGTCTACTTACCTCCTCAAGCCGAAAAAGAGAAACTTCCAGTGATTTATTGGCTATCAGGACTTACTTGCTCTGAggcaaattttattgaaaaggcAGGGGCACAAAG GTATGCATGTGAACATGGGGTTATCATAGTGAATCCAGACACATCACCAAGAGGCCTTAACATAGCTGGAGATTCGGAGTCCTGGGATTTTGGAGTAGCTGCtggcttttatttaaatgccaCTCAAGAACCTTGGAAAAAGAATTATAGAATGCATGACTATATTGTCAAAGAACTTGTTAGTCTTGTTAATAGCAACTTTGATGTTATTGGTGAACAATCAATAATGGGGCACAG CATGGGAGGCCATGGGGCCTTCACACTAGCCCTAAGGAACCCAGGGTTATTTAAGTCAGCTTCTGCATTTGCCCCAATTTGCAATCCAATTCAATGTCCTTGGGGAATTAAGGCTTTCACTGGATACCTGGGGTCTCAGACAAATGGGGAGTGGGAGCAATGGGATGCCACTGAGCTTGTTAAGAAATACAATGGGCCCCCTTTGGAGTTGTTAATTGATCAA GGATCAGCAGACCAATTCTTATCACAGTTGAACCCTGAGAATTTAGTAGAGGCCTGCAAGGCTTCTGAGGTGTCAGCAATATTGAAGAAAAGGGAGGGTTACAATCACAGCTATTTCTACATTGCTTCATTTATTGGAGAGCATATTGAGTATCACGCCAAATACTTGAAGTCTTAA
- the eIF2A gene encoding eukaryotic translation initiation factor 2A: protein MTAQIPIFTRSSSGITAMLGPPSLKSYDQVPTIESKSCRTILFSPGGLYLAYVNWPTITVLNTETWEKVAFIENTKAYHLAFSPKSTFLLSWEPFTVSNANPQGSPNMKIYKTEGGELVKSFTQKKQMNWEPHWSLDEKLFSRLVNTDVVFYKDLNFEKIVERINGHKVVSYELSPNIGSYFVLCHTIGSPGQPSFGRLFKYPNFDNQQVIANKSFFQADKVDFLWNSKGNNALLLTSTEVDKTGGSYYGKQGLHFIGLNGQTSMVTMSKEGPIYSVQWSPKNQEFCVVYGFTPAKATIFNLKCEPCFELGTGARNTIYYNPQGNILLLGGFGNLPGQVEVWDAINKKKISSGEARDTTFLQWAPDGEHFLTATTAPRLRTGNGFKIWHYSLSLLYENRFPQGEELYEVTWKPYPKLTFKEPQISSKKVEGIAPSEPQASKDVYRPPSARNRPAISFQLHKDEEEPHKVGTNNTPSKAALKKKKKREAKKALKLSDDGENKQASSPIVSSVQVTLTGDPEVDKKLKNIKKKLDAIEKLKVEQASGKMLEANQLTKIQGEAELLKELEQLAV, encoded by the exons ATGACTGCACAAATCCCCATTTTTA CTCGAAGTTCCTCGGGTATAACGGCTATGTTGGGCCCTCCCAGCTTGAAATCCTATGATCAAGTTCCGACAATTGAGAGCAAATCTTGCCGTACTATATTGTTCAGCCCTGGAGGATTGTATCTGGCTTATGTTAACTGGCCAAC AATTACAGTTCTTAATACTGAGACTTGGGAAAAAGTGGCATTTATCGAGAACACAAAAGCATATCATTTAGCTTTTTCACCTAAAAGTACTTTTCTATTGAGTTGGGAACCTTTCACTGTTAGCAATGCTAATCCTCAAGGAAGTCcgaatatgaaaatttataaaactgAAGGTGGAGAGCTTGTCAAGAGCTTCACCCAAAAGAAGCAAATGAATTG GGAGCCTCATTGGAGCCTTGATGAGAAGCTGTTTTCAAGGCTTGTAAACACTGATGTAGTGTTTTACaaggatttaaattttgagaaaattgtgGAGAGAATTAATGGGCATAAAGTAGTATCATATGAATTATCTCCAAATATTGGgagttattttgttttgtgcCACACAATTGGGTCTCCAGGACAACCAAGTTTTGGGAG GTTGTTTAAATATCCTAATTTTGACAATCAACAGGTAATAGCcaataaaagcttttttcaaGCTGATAAAGTTGATTTTCTTTGGAACTCCAAAGGAAATAATGCTTTGCTGTTGACATCTACTGAGGTGGATAAAACAGGTGGTTCTTACTATGGCAAACAGGGATTGCATTTTATTGGTTTAAATGGACAAACCTCTATGGTGACTATGA GTAAGGAAGGGCCAATCTACAGTGTGCAGTGGTCTCCTAAAAATCAGGAATTTTGTGTGGTATATGGTTTCACCCCTGCTAAGgctacaatttttaatttaaagtgtgAACCTTGCTTTGAACTGGGCACTGGGGCAAGaaatactatttattataatCCCCAAGGGAATATTCTACTTTTGGGGGGATTTGGGAATCTACCAGGACAAGTGGAGGTATGGGAtgctattaataaaaaaaagataagcAGTGGAGAAGCTAGGGATACTACGTTTCTCCAATGGGCCCCTGATGGCGAGCATTTTCTCACAGCCACCACAGCTCCAAGACTCAGAACTGGCAATGGCTTCAAAATTTGGCACTATTCCTTGTCTCTGTTGTATGAAAACCGCTTTCCACAGGGGGAGGAACTATATGAAGTCACTTGGAAG CCCTATCCCAAATTGACCTTTAAAGAGCCTCAAATCTCTTCTAAAAAAGTAGAGGGAATTGCTCCAAGTGAGCCTCAAGCCTCTAAAGATGTTTATAGGCCCCCTTCGGCTCGCAATCGACCTGCTATCAGTTTTCAGTTGCACAAAGATGAAGAAGAACCCCATAAAGTTG GCACCAACAATACTCCGTCCAAGGCTGCACtcaaaaagaagaagaaaagagaggcgAAAAAGGCATTGAAGCTGAGTGATGATGGTGAGAATAAACAGGCCTCATCTCCAATTGTTAGCAGCGTTCAAGTTACTTTGACTGGAGACCCTGAAGTTGataagaagttaaaaaatatcaagaag AAATTGGACGCCATAGAGAAACTGAAGGTGGAGCAAGCAAGTGGAAAAATGCTGGAAGCCAATCAGTTGACCAAAATCCAAGGAGAGGCCGAGCTGCTGAAGGAATTGGAGCAGTTGGcagtttga